Genomic DNA from Macadamia integrifolia cultivar HAES 741 chromosome 6, SCU_Mint_v3, whole genome shotgun sequence:
ACACAAGTGAAAGACTGTCCTATTATGGAACAGGTGATGACAACGAAACGTGAGAAAATCATGGATCAAGTAATGAAGGACATCAATGCAGTGCTATTTTTCACCATCATGAGTTCGTTCTTCCCCATGATTTTTCAGACTTGAATGTACCTCCACATCTTCACATCTTGGATTTTGTTCGCAATGTAGACAACAAACAATTTACCCCCGCTCATGAATTTTTACtgttatcattctttaaaactcgtggacgagtttttctcaacatcgggggagttgatgcagaattgaggctgaaTTAGGTTAACCCTTAGGAgcaatctcaaccgagatgaaccggatctgatttgatttttgggatcaattAAATATaagatttactttatttaggaaatttgagttattttatttgggaagatctataatattttattttgtgcaGTTGTTaatcaattagggagttaccaatttgagttttattttatttctaatttcattagttaaaacctaggaagtaattaggagtagctaatttaattttgattttaaatagGCAAGTTTGAATTTCCAGTTATTATATAAAAGCTTGTAATCCAAGTTATTGGAtagattttgagaatgaattgaattgaatgttttgATGCTGAGTATGATGCAAGACGTGTGACCTCctttcctccctcccccccctttgtgtgattcttctcttctcccttgcaactctgagttctcttaaagttttcttctctttttctaccGGGCCTCCATCAGATGTGGTGGTGACTTTCAAGAAAATTGTGAATAACTCCGCATCAATAGATCAATGATAAACAATAATGATAAGTAGAGAAATAACATCATATGATTGTAGGATAGCAAGGGTGAACATGATCATCTGTCAGAAAATAAGACAATGTGTCATCATGATTGTAATGTCAAATGAGACCCAGGACCATACAAAATTCATGTAACGAATCAATCAATTTGAAACTAATAAACATATTGATTTCCGGCCATACAGACTCCGGAGAGGGACTAGcaagtaagggtgttaatcgattcggttttggtttaaatagtGCGGTTCAATTCGGTTCACATTATTtggctaaaaccaaaaccgcaccatttactgaacggttgcactttctgaaatcacaaccgtttagtaaacggttttggttccacggtttttaaatggtttcagtttcacggtttctaaacggttagcaatcggtttgctagtttatccgcatgtttactaaaatttgcttttggtgacaaatgattcaatcttgagaatgtgaaatgcaaaccattatgttttgttgaaacaaccaaacaactaagtaaaagaaaatattacattgaaaaagtgaaatgaaaacaaaactACTAAATACTAATGAACACCGGTAGTAGTGGAGGATGATGCTAAAGTAGGAGTAGAAGGTTCTGAAAATACATATTCCAGGGCTTTAAATAATTCCTCTTCATCCGTCTTAGctatataaaagaagaaaacaattacttagaatatgaaactaatgtccaaagaattttatacgaggttaaaaaaaaatatattacctCCAAAAGTCTCATCATACATCCAATCAATCAAGCATACCAAAGCTTCAAAATCCCAATCGtttttattttagggtttttatctttttggaaatGATATATCGATTTTGCCGCTGCCCTATTTAATTGTTAAACAGGTTAATCTGATCGGTTTTGATGGTGTAAACAGTTCGattttcacggtttcaattTAGTTTGAAATCAACAGGTTAAGCGGCTTAGTTCAGTTTTGACCCTTTAATTAATTGGCTTGAAATTTGAAAccagaaccgaaccatttactaaatggttttacgATTTCGTTATAAACGACTgggtttgattttgataaacagTTTCGATTTCATATTCACATCCTTACTAGCAAGAcacaaaacaagagagagagagtaaaaaagGGAGGATGTTCACTTTCCCCCTCTCCTGTTTTTGTGTCTGGTTGGTCCCTTTCCAACCACCCAAGGTTTGGAAAGGAGACAGGAACTACGAATTTTTGTCTTGATCCTCACGAAATACAATTAGTTGTATTTGGAAGCCTCAGAGAGACATCCATGAGAAACCCTCAAGAGTTACTCTGTTGGATATTTATATGGGTTGCAATAATTTTCAGACCATTACTTTTTAAGTGTTGTAACAAATCCTTCTGCACATGGCACTTATCATCCAAATTCTTTTGATAGCATCAAAGGTCACCTGGTCAAATCTACTAATAGAGTATAGCACAGAGGTATAATTGATTTGTCAATTTCACCAGTGAAGAAAATTGTCAGTTCTTGTTAGCCAAAAAAGAAATCTGTCTTTGAccttgaaaataattttattttgactATTACTTTTATGTAAAATAATATTGTTAATCGACCAAACAGAGTAACCTGTATTTTGACTATTACTATTGTAATTTAAGGGCCAAAGGTTcaatgaaaatagaaaaccaatGTAGCCAGATTGTATATCTGTGGTACCACCACCAATTCCAGCTAGAAATTGTTAGGGATCAGTCTTGCAAAAGATATGAATTACagaaaaacaaggaagaaaCTCTCACACTTGAAACAAAGTTGACAAAGATATCTATACAGAGATGACCAAGAACTCCCACTGCACATGTCTAATCTACTGAGAAGATAAAACATCATCTCTAAGGTGAAACTTTTCCAACAAAGCAAGCTATGATGCAGAATGACCAAACCAACCAAACACACGATTCATTAGGTTTACAGCATGGGGGGCCAACATACGTGTAACTCTTGGCAAGGCTGGATAGGTTAGCATGCCAAGAATGAACCAGTTGAAGCTCAAGAGAGCCACTGCATCAGATGCTGGGCTGTTATTTATTGTGGAGAAGAACCGCACAACACTCTTCAAAGAAATACCAACTACAGTGAAGAGCGCTACCACAAGGGGGATGCAGGGATCTGCAGCCTCCCATATTATCATACCAACCAAAAGCGATAAGATTGCACTGAAGATGCTTTGTGATAGGGCAACCCCCTTGCGGTGGTCAAGTACTTCATCTACCATCAGAGATGTTGGGACAACCCTTGGTCCAATCTCGAGAAAATCAGGGGATTGGGTTTTGCCTTTGATCTCATCTTCCCATGCATCTCTATGCATCATCAGTTCTTGAAGGATCACGCCACTTCCATTACCAGGTTTTAGCGACTGGACCCCATACTTGGTTTCCAGTGGGATACTGTCTTTCACATCCAGGACATCTGTGCAGCCAGCTGGGACATCTCGAGGTTTGAAGTCCCAAAGACCCTTCCCCTGTACCTCATTCCATCGAAAGTTTTCATCCTTCAGATCCTGTAGCTGTAAGAGCCAAAAGGATCAGGGAATTACTAAACATGAGAGACTATTGGTGTGCATTCGATCATGAAAAAGAGGTGGTCCAAACCAGAAAATGTCATTAAGTAATTCTAACTTTGAATGTTTTGAGAGTTTCATGCATATTTTTTGGACATAAAAATATAAACTAGGTCCTAGACAATCTTGAAATAATAGACAACCACGCATGGAGTTTAAAACCTTGTTTAATCAATTTATGAAGTTAAATGATcagtagaagagaagaaatccaCCAAGTGATGCATAGAGTGGGTTGCCTCCTAACTAGGACGGTTTTCCTTGCCCTCAACCTCTCATAGTCAATGTTAACATCAACTAATAACTCGATGATAGCCCCAAAACACCATCAAGTATAAACTCCAACCACGTATTGATACATAATTTTGAATGACTTCCTTTTCACCATTTGAGAACAAGTAGACATTAGATAGAAAAGTGAACCCCCACTATCCATGATTAGTACCTCCAGGCCCAGATTATATCTTTTTGACAGTTATGCTGTGGCTACTAATAAGTAAATTTTCTATTTAGAAATCATTCGTATTTATTTGTAATCTTTATAGGGACTGATGAGGTCTTTCAGAAAAAGTATTTCATAGTGTTTGGCCACTTGGAATCAAGGGCCTTCAACTTCCACACCTAAGCCATCTCTGGCGATGAATCAACAATTCAGAGTACTTTTCTTATGTATTCTTGATGAACCAGCGTTTATATATAGATGTAGGAGGATTTGTTTGCGAATTAAGAAGCCCCTTTCACCTCTCTATAATTTGCAAAGAATTGTAAACGTGAAAACACAGAGACATAGGGCTGATATTTGAATAGAGAAAAGAATGGAACTGCAAGGTCCCCTGTTCCACTTTAATATGGCCAAAGTCGATCTATTATCTTTCCAATGGTTATTGTGATAACATGATTATCATATTCTTCCCAGAATTTAATAATTCTAAAATCATATCATGGTATTCCTAATAGAGATATGCTTTGTTGCATGCATTGAGCTAACAATGTATTCACTTCAATTAAAACAGTAAAGACAACATCCCTACACTCTTGAGAAATTCAAAAGTTGGATGGATCATCAAAAGGTTGCTCAAGAACCAGGCAGCCAGCAAGAGGACAAAACCCAACCCCTGATAGCCTTTTAGCTTTGTAGAAggacaaaacaagaaaaaaaataaaaattacctcATTTTCTAATAGTTCAATCTTGGCAAGGGCTTTTTCATGCTCCTCTTCAAGTTCTGATAACATTGTTTCCAAAATTCTACAGTCTTTAAGGGCCAGTTGCAGCATCTCTTCAGCTTCCATCTTATCCCACACAAGATTCTCGAAGTGATATTGCAGCTCATGCAGATGAGCTTCAAGCTGCATATAGCCAGCAAAGGTTGCAAATGATATATTAGGTAAAATGCAACATCAACAACATAGGGATAAGCATTTTGAGTTGCTATATATGAAGAATTGTTTCCTGTATGGCCCACTTAGTAGGGCTTCTTGTATGGCCTTAATATCTGACATGTAGCATACAATAGGGCCCAAATTTTGGGGACAGGTAGGACCCAGAATCCTAAGTTTAAGCCCAACAGAGTTAGTCAGGTGGGGAAATTTTGAATTCGACTAAAAATTCAAACTTTTGAAAATTGGTTGGGAAAAAAATATGAGTTGAAAACATAAGCACAAACGTCAATACATCGGGGAGTGTATAAAATGGAATATATGATCTGTGATCAATCCAAAACATGCCCTTTCCAACAGTCAGAGTTGCTGCATCACCCTTCTATGCAGCACAACTAGGTCGACCATCAATTGTCAAAGAAAGGCTTTACTCAACAAGATGTACAAATAACCTTTTGCCTATTAACATCAGTAGAGACCATGGTTGCCATATGGAAACAAATGCAATAACTGAGAGTAAAAGAGCAGAATGACAGGAAAATAAGCCCAAGGGAAACCATATAAGGAGTAGAAAACCAAGAAATAACTCAATTCCAAATCTTTATCAGTTTATCAGAAatatttttccctttgtttcatGCCAAATTGTAATTTCCAGGTCATGCATGGCCACAAACTTATTGAACTTACATATTTTAAACAGTTTTACAAAGAATTTGGCTCTGCAATACGATGAATAGCCCTCTAAAACATGCCCCAAGCATCCAACAGCCAGATTTGCCACATGACCCTTCCACGTAGCACAAGAAGGAGGAATGTCAAACCTTCAAAGGAAGACTTCCTCAATGAATCATGCAAAGAACTGATTAATAATCATTTGGACCCATTGTTTCcatttggaaacaaatgcaatAATTGAGAGTAAAAGAGCACAACCACAATGCAAGACCAGTCAATATCGCACTTCAAACTCCTAACTGTGGCATGTAAAAACAGTCCTTCCCTAGGTTTGAAGCATTTATTATCAAGGTTCGTACAGCTCAGGAATGCTTATGTGAAACCCAGACTAGCGGAGCAATATATATACgcaatttttgaaaaccctacTATAAACCATATAAAATAAGGGAAAGGCATAAATGATATAGCATACCTAAAAGATCAATTATAGTTAATCTAATGCAAAATATGTCAATTTATTTATCAGAAAGACTTATCTTTGTGTTACATGTTAGGAACCAAATGATAGTTTCCAGGTCATGTATACAACACCAACTAggccttatcctaactaaatggcatcggctacatgaatccttactctccaatcagctctattcgacatcatacttgatacaagacCTAAGCTATGCTGTCTTTCAATACCACTTCTCTTAagatcattttaggtctgcccctagttcttttagttccttcaatctgaatcaaatcactcctccatactggaGCATCCAAAAGCCTCTATTGAACatagccataccacctcaaacgactttctcatagtttatcatgtatcggagctaATCCCAAATCAGATCTAATGtgatcattctttactttatccttcttacttttaccactcatccatttcaacatcctcatctccactacattgagtttatctacatgatgcttcttaactgccccaCATTCTGCATCATACATCATGGCTGGTCATATAACTATCTATAAAAGTCTCCTTCAAGTTTTAAAATACACTACACAATgaacacacctctccacttcatccatcctattttaattctttgtgaaaaatcatcctttatatcaccttctttatttgtgATTGAAcccagatacctaaaataatcactttgcaaaACCTCCctttcatcaattttcaccaccttaTTATCTATCCTCGTGTAACTTAAGTTGCACCCCATATCCAGGTCATGTATGACCAAATATGACCAAGCGAAAACATTAAAAGCTTAAAAAGTCAAAACAATTTTAATGCCATCATGAGAAGACAATTCATGATAATCAAGCAATTTAGTACGTAGATAGTGTACTTAACAGTAGATGCCATTTAAGATCAGTTAAATGACTAAGCAAGTTGAGGAATGAGTCTGTAAAAAGGATGTGGGGCACCATATCCAAACCCAATGTCCAAGACCAACCCATAAGTTTTGAGCTTTCAGAACAACTGATCTAAGATGCACAACAATTAATAAATTTCCCCAAATGAATTAAAACCTATAAAAGGCCATTTGAACTGCTCAGTTTTCTGCCTGAACCATCCTAGTCATGCAGTTCACCAACACAAGTTGGCAAAAACcaatttaaagaagaaaaagaagcccATGTTCCTTTTGAAGGTGGAATAAAAGGGCAATCTCTTAGGATACAAAATTGCAAGGAAAATAACACAGAGAATTAAGTCGTTCAAAATGAAAAAGGCGACTTTATATGGATGAGAACTgtgttagggttttttttatctGTATGAGACGAAAATTCTAACCCTAAACAAACTGAAAATCCTCTAGTAAACCATattcatttttattactttagtTTTGAAAAGTAAAGAATACGGTGAAATAGAATTAGGAGATTTGAacaggagaaaagagaaggattgGATTGGCTCCATTTAGAGGTTACAATTGTGACAGTTGCCTGTTTCCATCTTTGTTTACTTCATACCAGGAAGCATGTTGTCCATTATTGCCATCCAAATGATAAGGATTATGGACCTTTGGTTCAAGAAGGAATGTCACTGCATAAGGCTATCCAGAGAAGTAAAAGCATGTATAGTATAGAGAGATGTATATTTTGAGGAGAAAAGACCACGGATGGAAAAGATGGCGTAGGTATATCATATATGCTGTGTGCTGCAGTCATTTAGAAAATCCAAGTCAACTAGTCAAACAAGATTGACTAACCTTTTCCTCCCAGCCAGACTTAAATCATAAATGTGGATCAGTAGTTACCAAGTCAACTAGTCAAACAGGATTGACTAAATGTTTCCTCCGGGCCAGATTTAAATCATAAATGTGGATTAGTAGttaacaatatatttttttttaattgctcaATACCAGTAGTCTTGTAGAAGTAACGTTAGAAAGTTCCTTGAGCAATTGATAAAGCAGGTACCAAGTTTGACGTAGGACTTTCTAGGGCTGAACTTTAATGGATTGGTGATGGGGAAGAAATTATTGGTTGTGGCATAGAAATCGTGAAATACTGGTTTGAAATACTGATAAGAGATAAACAAGGTTTCAAGGAAGTTGTAGGATTAGAACATAATGA
This window encodes:
- the LOC122081704 gene encoding uncharacterized protein LOC122081704, with translation MVERGLFLELMTSMFLLVTAPFLFFKSICLFGVRTVFLAVHTWILLVKAIIIFQVSICCKVMIWTIALISLPLRILNALHRERLLEAHLHELQYHFENLVWDKMEAEEMLQLALKDCRILETMLSELEEEHEKALAKIELLENELQDLKDENFRWNEVQGKGLWDFKPRDVPAGCTDVLDVKDSIPLETKYGVQSLKPGNGSGVILQELMMHRDAWEDEIKGKTQSPDFLEIGPRVVPTSLMVDEVLDHRKGVALSQSIFSAILSLLVGMIIWEAADPCIPLVVALFTVVGISLKSVVRFFSTINNSPASDAVALLSFNWFILGMLTYPALPRVTRMLAPHAVNLMNRVFGWFGHSAS